The Ctenopharyngodon idella isolate HZGC_01 chromosome 19, HZGC01, whole genome shotgun sequence genomic sequence ttggggacTGAAATATTTTCGTCACAATTAAttacaacctgaattccagaaatgttgggacattttttaaatttgaataaaatgaaaactaaaagacttacaaatcacatgagccaatattttattcacaatagaacatagataacataacaaatgtttaaactgagaaattttacaattttatgcacaaaatgagctcatttcaaatttgatgcctgctacaggtctcaaaatagttgggacggttTACCATgatgtagcatctcctcttcttttcaaaacagtttgaagatgtctaGGCATCTAGTTTCTAgggttttggtgttggaatttggtcccattcttgcctgatctagatttccagctgctgaagagtttgtggttgtctttggcgtatttttcgtttaatgatgcgccaaatgttctctataggtgaaagatctggactgcaggcaggccaattcagcacccggactcttctacgactaagccatgctgttgtaatagctgcagtatgtggttttgcattgtcctgctgaaatacacaaggccttccctgaaatagacgttatctggaggggagcatatgttgctctaacacctttatatacctttcagcattcatagtgcctaccaaaacatgcaagctgcccataccgtatgcacttatgcacccccataccatcagagatgctggaaCTGAATGCTTATAACACGCTGGAAgatctccctcctctttagcctggaggacacggcgtctgtgatttccaacacgaatgtcaaatttggacttgtctgatcatagaacacttttccactttgaaatagtccattttaaatgagcctttgcccacaggacacgacggcgcttctggaccatgttcacatatggcttcctttttgcatgatagagctttagttggcatctgcagatggcacggcagattgtgtttaccgacagtggtttctggaagtattcctgggcccatttagtaatgtctttgacgcaatcatgccgatgagtgatacagtgtcgtctgagggcccgaagaccaccgGCATCCAAccaaggtcttcggccttgtcccttacgcacagagatttctccagtttctctgaatcttttgatgatgttatgcactgcagatgatgagatttgcaaagcctttgcaatttgacgttgaggaacattgttttccacaatctttttccACAAGTATTCCACGATCTTTTTACGtgctctttcacagattggagagcctctgcccatctttacttctgagagactctgcctctctaagacatcccttttatagctaatcatgttacagacctgatatcaattaatttaattagttgctagatgttctcccagctgaatcctttcaaaatttcttgctttttcagccatttgttgcccccgtgccaacttttttgagacctgtcgcaggcatcaaatttgaaatgagctcatttagtggataaaagtgtaaaatttctccgtttaaacatttgttatgttatccatgttctattgtgaataaaatattggctgatgtgatttgaaagtcttttagttttcattttattcaaatttaaaaaacgtcccaacatttccagaatttggGTTGTAGACTAAGATTTAAAATATGCTATATAGCCAAAAGTATACTACGGTTTTGACACAAACGCTTAGTGTAAAACTTCACTTTTAGACATATATTGGCTAACTTTCCTAAGTTCTTCCCCTTGTGGGGATCCTTGCCGCCAAGTCTATACTCCTATGCCTGTGCTTCAGGAAGCTCCACATCCCACAATGATACACAATTGTGGCATCACAGGAGATAGCGCTTAAGTTACCCCCACCCCACACAACTTTAGTGAATGATACAgtatatgaattattttaactGCATACTTGTAGCTGAATGTTTTTTCACACcgtttgtttatgtttttgtttgtgtaatgttatatattttccCCAGCAGCCAACGCATCCCCAGCATTTCTCTCCAGAAATTATGACAAAtgaaaatgtctttgtactctTTTATAGTTGAGTTGTGGGTATTTCTCAACCCCCTCAAACATGCGTCTATTGTTGCGGTCTCCAatagtttgttgttgttgttctgtgATTCAATTTACAACACTTCTCATTCCTTTCTATGGTATCCGCAAACAGTTGTGACTGTTGCACAACTCTGAAAGAAATTCAATGACAtcaaggctgtaatgtgatAGGTTATCAAGGCACACTTCTGGAGATAAATAACGCAGACACTGGACAAGGATGAAACTTGTCACAatgtcaaatgaagtatactttgaaagttTACATTCAGCTGAATGCATCAAAACTGAAGCATACAGTATTTTGGCCtttatattagcctatattaaCCTATTAGCTTTATTCCTATTCTGCTCCATGGAGGGCTTTAAAGTGTTAAACAAAACCTGGAGGAAGCTTAACAAATCCGTCTCCCGACTATGATCATGGAAGGCTTTAATATAATGCCCCTGTGTGTTGGCAAACAGCTAATGATAGTAGATCTTTATGCAAAGGTATTATTTTCGGTAGGTTATTTATCTTGATGAACTAGATATGTAAACTACAGGAGACAATGGTGGAAGAAAGTAAAAATACTAATACCACACTATGAAAATACTCCACTACAGCTAAAAGTCTTGTATTCAGAAACTTACATAAGTAAAGTATTATCAGAATAAATAAACCAGCAAATTCACAGATTGTGTTTGGACAATGGACTTCTTTTGCTTGTGTATACATTACGTGCTTGTGGTGCATTAGTGGTTCATTGATTATAAGTTTGAATTTGATTAAAGACTTATTGGCTATTTTATGACATATTATAATAGGCTCATGGCACGATGATGCAGACATTTTCTgaccatttaaataaaattaggaGATGGACAAATTATTTGTCAACTTCACTccccaaaaaggacaaaaataaaaccaaacaatacaaaaacataaaacacacacacaaaaaaaccctaaacagaacagaaagaCAGTCATTCACAGCACTTAAgacattttacaaaagcacatgcGTCATATCGATCATTGCTCCTCATTGAGGCCTTAATGTACAGGAAGAAGACTTAAAGATCCCAGACTTACTAAAAATTACCCTTTTGTATCATTCTAGATATTGAGTATTCAAAGGAAGTCTTTTCAGGAATAAAGTTAACCCATTCAGCAaattcagatgtttttgtgtTCTTCCCATAGTTTTACAAAACATTCTTGCTGCAATAATGAAGCCTGTCAGTATTAATCCAAAATGTGCTTTGCTGACACCCTGTGGTAGAAGTGTTTATCACTAAGAAGACATAAGTATAAGGTTATATTTGTTAAATCCATTCTCCAAGTTTCGCCACACTTCCTTCCAAAATAGAAGAACCACAGTGTATTCCAACATTTTGAGCACTACTAGAAATGTTTGTGCTTAATGGCCTAATGATGAACTACTACCACCTCCAACCAATAGCTGCTAGCTCTTATGCTACAATATCTTCGTTTTCtaagtttttttaaaactggATTACACTGAGCTTTACCTTTTTCTTCACTTTCTACTATTAAAACTAAGCCCACAAATAAAAGGCTCACTGTTGGCAAGCAACTAACCAAATCAACCAGCTATTCATAGTTTTCACGTGACTGGAACGGAGACCGGgcaaaacatccatagaacTGCATTACAGGCCTGTCAGTTTTCCATCTCAAAAGAAGAAAAGCCAAAATATGTGAATGAAACGCAAGTTTTGACCACCCGTGATCCATATCCAGCACCTGCTGCGGTGtttcaatcactaaaaacagcAAGAGGTTCTAAAACGCTTCTAAATGtgccttaatgtactaaaacagtgatattaaaagaccaaattcagcACACACCTCTCAGACGATGAACACCACACACAGGCTAGATGAGGCCAGAACATGAAgtgtttttatggttttctACGTAAAAACGCTTAACGAGAAACTATGTTCCAtttatattctgggttcatctgcTTGACTGTACATAGTATGCATCAATAATGTGCACACTAAATTTGGTCCCCCAGTTTCACCGTCTTACTTCATTAGTATTATGTACAAAATCACTGGAGGCCAATGGAGGAAAAtcttgttttgccctccaggtggGCGATCCTATAAGTGTGTGAAGTCATGTGAAAACTATACATAACATTGCTGGGTTATTTGGTGATAAATGGCTAAATAAAGTCACTGTATTCTCTGATGAGAGGGGTGATAACGAGAGTGTCACACTTCTCTAATGTCACTGATCACGACATCAGTTCACGGCAAGGTAAGTGACGACTGACACAATTGGCTGCTTAGTTAGCGAAGTGTTGTTAGGTTTCACACCCCATAGTGCACACATTTCTGTTCCATGAAAGACAGTCAATgatgacaattgtcatttttggatgaattattcctttaaaggggacctgttatgccccttttcacaagatgtaatataagtctctggtgtccccagaatgtgtctgtgaagtttcagctcaaaataccccacagatcatttattatagcttgtcaaatttgcccctatttgggtgtgagcaaaacacgccgtttttgtgtgtccctttaaatgcaaatgagctgctgcttcctgccccctttaacagctcacgcttcggttgctcaacaacaacaaagctggagaatctcacgcagccaaaatgaggattgtcagtaacggtgttcagccttacattgttcaaaccggagtcgacactgatggagagactcaggaagaagttacaactttaagaatgaaactggatgtttctgaatggttagtggataaagaATTtttagttgctgtggagttgattcaactcatcgactagcatgtgccgtcatgttaatcttttgtgcgaatccagcgttgaattgaccctcatttgtgaagcagtccggcgtaaaatgacggcatgacaacaacactctactacaacaactcttcctcttctctaaagcagcccaacatggactcaccccctttgttgcgtgttctcgggggcggggtttatgtaaattttagggttagtgatgtcacttaCCCGGGAAGAatctcgttgtagtccctaccagctgtttgttgtagtccttaaaaagcaatttctgtaaaagaaaatatctccctttgcattgaactttgagcgtcgtaactttgcagatgttgtttacgctcaaacaacaacattccacactaactaaagttaaaaaagtgaaatcataatcaaggacccctttaagttTGAGACCTATGAGGTCTGAAGTCTGGTGAGGTCTCAAGACCAAGATCACAAGATCAAGACTCTCTGTTTTGGAATAAAGACGTCTTACTGTGTGAAATCACAACAGTGGAAAGTGACTTGTGCTGTGAGCATCTGTTTATTACACAAATAAGGACTTTGTGCCATGGAAACACATTGATAACATCATGATAACGAGATAAACACTGAGTATAAATATATAGCTTTGAACTACATGAGTCCCTCTTACATTACGACCTGTGGAGTAAATCTAAGACAATAGAAATGTTCATCGCACAACGCCGACAGAGTGAAAAACAAGTGCAGATATCTTCTGCTAAGGCTGACGTCCCATTAACCGCTTTCAATCGTAAGCTTCATTTACTTAGTCGCCGGAGAATCAGGTGGTGCCATGCATACTAATCCAGTCACTTACAATTGTTTATGCTACAACAGTTAGTAGGTGTGTCAACACCCATAAAAATTCACAACACAAACATTTGAGGAAGACATGAAGAACATCCACTCCGTGATGATGAAAAGTTCAATATAGTTCCCGTCACTTCATAGTTGATGTCTGCATGACAATTCTAATACTTTCATGGTTTTCTGGTTTTAAATCAGTCTGAGATGAGATGTCCGTAACACTGAGATGATAATAGTTTCACACAATGGCTCCTCTGACATGTCATACTGTAGTCTCAGATACGGGCCCCTGCTTTGGCCCCTGTGCTGAAGGTTTGGGTTCCTATAGAGCAGGAGTTTAAACACTGTTGAGAAGCAGCACTGCTGGTGTGTTGGAAGTCACAGTGAAAGAACGAGTGTCTGTGTCATCTGCAGTTTGGAGAGATAAACTGCGCAGGCTCTTCTCCAGGTGGGAGCTTTTCTGACTGCTGATGCTGTTCGTACTTCCAGGTTTAACTTCTGCGCCCTCTGCTCTCTCACCTGTTAGAAAACACAATGAACTGTTGAGAATCTGTTCAGTTATTCAGAACAAATGAATGTTGGCTAATGTCAGAAACTTATCTGAAATTGAAGGAATTTTCCGGGTTCAATACAAGTAAAGGCAtaatttttgcatttccttcagtctgaggcttattcatttcacttttggtgtgcaagagcctttacatttgccaaaaatataacttttttttgacCCCAgacaataaaatgtgattttgtaacaatatatatataccgggagcagcagctcatttgcatttaaagggacacacacaaaaacggcgtgtttttgctcacacccaaataggggcaaatttgacaagctataataaatgatctgtggggtattttgagctgaaacttcacagacacattctaggacaccagagactgatattacatcttgtaaaaggggcattataggtcccctttaatgtttgTGGATAATCACCATCATGCTAGAAATGCTGTtgattgagcttaacttgtattgaacacGAAATAATCCCTTAACACTCATCAAATGTAAGTAAAATTGGCTTTGACAAGTAAACTAAACTTGATGTGAGTCGGTTCTCATCGTCCTCATGGTTCAAGGACTTTTGGCTCTCACCTCTTTCCTGTTCACAGTCTGGTGACGAGGCCCCGCTGCACTCACTGCGAGGGCCCAACACCGGAGACACCTGCTCGAAGCCCTCCAGAGACCCCGAGCCGGGCAGCTGGAGCAGGTCAGGACCGGCAGAGAGGGACGGCGGGGgcgaagaggaagaggaagggtACGGGCAGGAGGACGAGAGCAGGGGATACggggaggaagaggaggggaACGGACAGGGCAGGTCTAGAGGCGCAGACGTGGAGCTCAGGCTGCAGGTGGACTGTGTCTCGGGATCGTCTTCTGATGTTGTGCCGTTGCAGCTATCCTCGAAATTCACAGACATCACTGTAGAACAAACACAGGTTTGAGTTGACATCAGCATATTGAATATTCTCATGCTTGCTTCCCAATCTAGTTGTCTAATAAACCTGGAAttgtatatttcaaataattttggttttattggatcagataacaaaatatcataTACCATTTCAAACCTAATAAACtatatatttgtgaaatattttggtTTCTTTTCAGTACTGCTGTTATTACAAACTGAATCAAATCTGTCTGCGCATTATGTATGATCTCACTTACTCGATATGCCATCAGACTCCATTTTGAAGTTGGCGATGTCGTCGGTAGCAGCCCCGTCATCTTCAGCCCCCACCCCTCGGCCCCGGGGCCCCATGGCAGAGAGTCGGCGGCGTGCGTGGATCTCATCTGAGATGGTTTCCAGGTTCCGAAGGGCCGTCCTGTACTCGGCTTTGGCCTGGGTCAGTTTAGCCTGACGCTCGTCGACCCGTCTCTTCAGTTGCTGTATGGGAGATGGAGGACAAGGTAAAGTGGAGAACAGGTCACATATGTTTATAATCAAAATCAGATCAAATCTACATGttagtttgtgtttttaaaaggaATATTCTTGAATTACTAAAAACATGCAAACATTAACTAAAGAAAATGtctaaagaaaatgaaaatttgaaaaaaaatgaaatttgtatgtatgtatgtatgtatttatttatttatttaaatgtatttatctatttatttattttattttattttttattgtttttatccCCACACAATGGTGATTCTCCTgagattctcattactgtattacatactgtatttttaaataaaatatataatatattaaaacacataatatttaaaaattatatatttaaatataattttaaaaaaattgtaaaatattgttttaatttagaattatattaacatttaattgAAGTATTCTCATTATTGTAGTGCGcttgtatgtttttaaaaatttatttatttatttaatgtaattccCATTATTCTTAATGGTGGTTCTCCTGAGATTTCCATTACTTTATtacacactgtatttttttaaacaaaacataaaatatatattaaaacataatatttaaataaaatatctttaaatataatttttaaaatttatattcacAATTATTTGTAgtagtttaaaaataatacaaaaattacTGTAATACAATGATTTATATAAATCAACCTAAATTAAATTCAGTACAGCAAAAACTACATTGATGTataaatttacaatttaaataatttctgattatatcaaattaaaaataaaaattattttattcacattacagtaatgaaaatTAGGGGTGAAATTAGTACTTATTTGAcatgaaaagcaaaaaaaacaacaacaacaatttaatggttttaaaactagccttcattttctttaaataaaatataaaataaaatataaataaatatgaatgaaaaaaaaatatatatttatataaaaaagtaatctttgatttttggatgaaaagttcttaaaatattatttcgtgcaaaataaaaactgacGTAAAAACTGACATACCTCGAGCTGCAGATAATATTTCGCCTTTAATTCAAAGTACGGCCtgcagagggagagaaagagaacgaTTTAGACAGAGTGAGTCTCAGAGCCGGTTTCCATGGCAACAACAGAGCTCTGTGAAAGAACCGGCACATTCCACCAGCAGAAACACATCTGGAACACATTAGAGACGCCTCACACTGAACTACACTTCCATCCACAACCCAGCGACAGCAGAGGCCCGGGGTGGGGCGGACAAACAGAAAGACACACTCTACTGACAGACTTTTAGTCATTTACATGTGATGAGAGGAAACATTTTGTGGGTTTTCTGAAggaaacataattttatttccAAATATTGACATGTTTGAAATGAATTCCTATGATTTAGGGCCCGTGCGTGCAGAACTTGTTTCAGCAAGATTTTAGGGTGTCTCCTCTTTATGTCCATTGCGACatgatttatatgtatgatCTTAGACACTTCGATTTGTTCTCGATTTTtctttgcattgcaatgcactGTATGTCATCGTATTCATTATGTGGACTTCTACATTTTTGTTACCGTTTTGACAtcaagacagaaagaaaaatataatttcagtgTAAATACACTAAGTTttgggtctgtaagatttttaatgttttttaaataagtcaaacatttctgattattatcaatgttgaaaacagtcatgctGCTTcgtatttttatggaaactgtgatacatttttttcaggattatttaatgttcaaaagaacagcatttatttgaaatataaatcttttgtgatattataaatgtcttaattgtcacttttgatcaatttaatgcatccttgatggaTAAATGtagtaatttctttcaaaaaaattcttactgaccccaaaatttatGAGCGGTAGTGTATGTTTATCAAAAacacagatggatggatggatggagggatggatggatagatgaatgGAAAGGTGGGTGGgtcaatggatggatggatggatggaagggtGGGTGGGtcaatagatggatggatggatggatggatagacggagGGAAGGATGGATGGGCAGAGGGATAGATGGACGGagggaaggatggatggatggatggatggagggagggatggatggatagattgaGTGggtggatggacggacggatggagggaggggtggatggatggatgaatgaatggatggatggatggatggatggatggagggatagatggatggaaggGTGGGTGGGtcaatagatggatggatggatgcatggatggctggatagacggacggacagatggatggatggatagattgaGTGGGTGGATAGACGGACCGACGGCTAgacagaaggatggatggatggatggatgtccTCTGACCTGGACTTGTTGATGGTGCGTTTGAGCTTCTTCTCCAGTTGTCTCATGTGGCTGATGGCGGCGTTGTATTTGGTCGCCGTTTCTCTGTGCTCAATTTCACTGCGGGTCCtgcattgctccgcctccatcACCTGGAagagccaatcagagcagttcAGATCAAATTAACTGCATAGCATAGAACAGTAAACTGTGGTCTACAGCTAAAGGAACTGATCTATAGTATGTTTATGGTCAGTGGTCTTGTGTCTCTCACCCTCTGGGTGGCGTGGTTGAGCATCTCCTGCCAGGCCGAGTCAAACTGCCTGCTGTCCTCCTCTAACAGACGCTCCTCAGCCAGAGCGATGGTCTCCTTCGCCGCCCGGAGGATCTCGATGGCTCGCTGATACTCCTGTGTGGCTCTCTGAGCTTCTACCTGAGCCTGTAAGACACGAGAAAGACTCGGTTATGACTTCAACACCACTCACAGTTGGTATGAACACAATCCGGTATAATTTGCTGAAGTGAACCTCTGCTGCTGAAGCATAATTTGCAGActaatatataattcatgtctAAGCAGAAACTGCTTTCAGCGAGCAGCTCACATTCTTCATCTCTTGCAATGCACGCGCAACAGACAGATTCAAGTGTGCACATGTTGTTATGTAAAATGATGACGACACATCCTTAGTGTTACCAAGATACAGTTGTAAACAGCTGCTGTCAATACTCACTCATTTGTATTGATGACGCAAATGTACCACCATTCAGTGCCAAGTAGTACAATGTGAGATATTTCTACTTATGAAAGAATTACAATGTGATTTAAGAGTGTTTAAGTGAATaagattggtaacactttacatttgttaacattagttagcaTAACTTACTGTAAACTGTTACCACACAATCTAATCTTtagttttcttttaatttccCCTCAAtgaatcataaagctttatcaGTGACAGTCACAGCATTAGTCGctcagctttaatatatcacATGACCAGGCTCTGCCTCTCTGTGGGATGAGCCTCTCATTTACAGACGATCCCTCTTACATGCTGAAGAATTCATAAAGAAAACTAGTACAGCTTGAGACAAGAAGCtgatgtatttttcataaaGCTCAATCATCTCACCCTCAGTCTGTGCAGACAGACAGCAGATTAGTTGAAATCCATGAGGATTTTGGGATTTTCtcagttataaacaaactcAGATCTTGAAGGAATGTTTTAGGTTCAATACAAGTTCATCACAGAAGTGGTCTATAGAGTTTAGCACAAAACAATTTGAACTCAGATTATAAAACCAAACAAGAACTATGTTTGCAGTAATGAGCTTAAAATCTATAAGGTTTAAAAGCAGCTTGTGCTTTTgtttattgcttacatataaattctgttgtacaaaaatgtattatttgagctgtaaagttttcagaattgtcattttcatCTTTTGTAGGCAAATAAATTTCGAGCTATGTGTTTATGATCTGTTTGCATTATGATGACAGTCTATTTCTTATATccttcacttttaaaaataaaggtttcaaagggggttttcacagtgatgtaacagaaaaaacatttttgtttcccCACAACCTCTCAGTGAAAAGTTCTaaaaagaacctttttgtttcttagtatgaagaacattttaaaattctaaagaaacttttgtggaatggaaagattcaATGGATGttgaaggttcttcatggaaccatcaatgccagtaaagaacctttatttttaagagtgttacAAAAAGTAATCAAGTCTTTACTGTCCTGACGGGAgattaaaaaactatatataactTTACACAGACAAGGATATAAGCAAATTTATCAAACTAGTTTCATATTaacttataatattaatatttttctttatttcttgctTGCTTGCTTTCTTTATCTGTGTCACAGTCCATTAAAAATCACAGTGGCTTGGTCAACGCTGTGTGAACGTCATTGTATTTCTGTTTTGCATGGAAGAATACAGAAGTGCTAAGTGAAGTGTACAGGTAGAGAGAGAGACTCCAGACAgatgactcacacacacagacgtcaCTTTGCACTGGCGAGATGAAGGGCACACTTGGTTTTCTCGGGTTCATGACTATGTTGGGTAATGTGTCATGTCAAACGTGTTCAGAACTGACCTTTCTGATCATTGTTCAAAACTGACCATTCAACATCATGAAACAATGCATGTACAGCACTAACAATAGCTCCATTTAGGCTGCTGCTAATGTAAGGATGTGATGGCATGTCTGCGTGGGCAAACGCTGGACACTGAATCTGAATCAGTACACTGATACATTAGCCAGACTGATAATTGAATTTGCATTGGCTTCTCAGAGGGGCAGTTTTTAAGTGATTTTAGGAAACATTTTAATAGCAAAGATTTGTCTGATTTTCTGTATCATTTAactgtattatatttaattagcACACTagcatttaaatttttggggtcagtaagatttttctgttcaccaaggctgcatttatttgattaaaaatacagtaatattgtgaaatattattgtaatgtaaaataactgttttctatttgaatatattttaaaatgtaatttttttctgtgaccaaagctgaattttcagcatcattactccagtcttcagtgtcacatgatccttcagaaatcattctaatatgctgatttgctgctcaataaactGTGCCgctttgtttttgtgaaaacattgacacatttgataaataaaaggttcaaaagagcagcatttatttgaaatcgaaatcttttgtaacactataaatgtctttactgtcacttttgattaatttaatgtatcattgctgaataaaagtattaatttcatactaaaaatcttttgaacagtGTATATTATTATACTCTTTATATTAGCCGTTGTGCACACTGCTTTTTTTAGTACTGGCTATTACAAAATCCATGACTCAATCAACACCCAGTTGTGCATCACATGACCACAGAGTAAACCAGAACGGCAGCCTACACTAGAGTTGATGAGAGATGATGCATTTCTCCTGATCTGTCAACAGTTCATTGTGTGTTGCTCATAATACTGTGATTTTGACTGAGCTTCTCTGTCATAAAGAGCTCCAGTGTCAGCTCGGCGGGGTCTGGAGAAATGACAGCCATAAAGCCGTCACTGTTGTTGTTATGTAACTCGTGATGACCTGCGCTCCTGAAGACCCTACAGACCGAAGTACGGCCCACTGAGGGATTCTACACATACTGACGCACAATGAGAGATGCTGTAGACTAGGCTAGTTAAAGATCTGGTCTGACAACTGAAAGGTTGCAGGTTCAAAcctttttttgcatttcataAGCTcaaatcattactccagtcttcagaaatcaatgcaatatgttgatttgctgctcaagaaacatttcagattTTATCAATGAAGAAAATAGTTATGCATATGgtgagcatcagctttcgtttctgttCTGACAGACGCAAGACCAGCTAAACGCtgtctgtgagtgagtgttagaggacattgtgcttggtatgttttttgtcttcaaatcaaacttgggtcttcagctgacaaagtttaaatcccgtctggctagtgctcttcccataatgtta encodes the following:
- the sh3bp5a gene encoding SH3 domain-binding protein 5, which encodes MNDTEKENKSDEDSESLEEEEVDPRIQGELEKLNQSTDNINRWETELEDSRQKFRAVLMEATVKLDEQVKKIGKAVEDSKPYWEARRAARQAQVEAQRATQEYQRAIEILRAAKETIALAEERLLEEDSRQFDSAWQEMLNHATQRVMEAEQCRTRSEIEHRETATKYNAAISHMRQLEKKLKRTINKSRPYFELKAKYYLQLEQLKRRVDERQAKLTQAKAEYRTALRNLETISDEIHARRRLSAMGPRGRGVGAEDDGAATDDIANFKMESDGISMMSVNFEDSCNGTTSEDDPETQSTCSLSSTSAPLDLPCPFPSSSSPYPLLSSSCPYPSSSSSPPPSLSAGPDLLQLPGSGSLEGFEQVSPVLGPRSECSGASSPDCEQERGERAEGAEVKPGSTNSISSQKSSHLEKSLRSLSLQTADDTDTRSFTVTSNTPAVLLLNSV